The Phycisphaerae bacterium genome has a segment encoding these proteins:
- a CDS encoding lactate racemase domain-containing protein encodes MLYFKRGHKGDSLSAQDLREGLFAAFEKLGARKKVLAVPPDITRFHSRAGEITNLAWKYYKDKLTDILPATGTHYPMTDDEINVMFSDTPHGLFRNHNFRGDLTVLGRVPADYVKEVSGGLVDYDWPAATNKLIAQGGFDLILSIGQVVPHEVIGMASYNKNIFVGAGGAEGINKSHFLGAVYGMENIMGRADSPVRRVINYACDHFAKDLPVVYVHTVVGTSDNGQLAIRGLFVGDDIECFNLAAKLSLEVNFQMLDKPLKKVVVYLSPKEYKSTWLGNKSIYRTRMAIADGGELIVLAPGLAEFGEDPQIDRLIRKYGYVGTPRVLELTKENDDLKENLSAAAHLIHGSSEGRFSVTYCPGKVSKQEIESVNFKYADMKKMMEKYNLQKLKDGFNPVGGEEIFFISNPGLGLWSWREKFKQS; translated from the coding sequence ATGCTGTATTTCAAACGAGGACATAAAGGAGACAGTTTATCGGCGCAAGACCTGCGGGAGGGGCTGTTTGCCGCCTTTGAGAAGCTCGGGGCGAGAAAGAAGGTCTTAGCGGTCCCGCCTGATATTACCCGATTTCATTCGCGGGCCGGGGAGATTACAAACCTGGCGTGGAAATACTACAAAGATAAGCTTACGGACATTCTGCCTGCAACGGGCACACATTACCCGATGACGGATGATGAAATCAACGTGATGTTTTCAGATACGCCACACGGTCTTTTTAGAAATCACAATTTCCGGGGCGATTTAACGGTACTCGGCAGAGTTCCGGCTGATTATGTTAAAGAGGTAAGCGGCGGATTGGTAGATTACGACTGGCCCGCCGCGACAAATAAGCTGATTGCGCAAGGCGGATTCGACCTGATACTATCCATAGGGCAGGTAGTCCCGCACGAAGTCATCGGGATGGCCAGTTATAACAAAAATATTTTTGTCGGGGCAGGCGGAGCAGAGGGAATAAACAAGAGCCATTTTTTAGGCGCGGTATATGGGATGGAAAATATAATGGGCAGAGCTGATTCGCCTGTGAGAAGAGTTATAAATTATGCCTGCGACCATTTCGCAAAGGACTTACCTGTTGTTTATGTTCACACAGTCGTCGGCACATCGGATAACGGACAGCTCGCGATACGCGGGCTATTTGTAGGAGATGATATCGAGTGCTTCAATTTGGCGGCGAAGCTGTCTCTCGAAGTTAATTTCCAGATGCTGGATAAGCCGCTTAAAAAAGTTGTGGTCTATCTAAGCCCAAAAGAGTATAAAAGCACGTGGCTCGGAAACAAAAGTATATACCGGACACGAATGGCGATAGCCGACGGCGGCGAACTGATTGTTCTGGCGCCGGGGCTGGCCGAGTTCGGAGAAGACCCGCAAATTGACAGGCTTATAAGAAAATACGGCTACGTGGGAACGCCGAGGGTGCTTGAACTTACAAAGGAGAATGATGACCTGAAAGAAAATCTTAGCGCCGCGGCACACTTAATTCACGGCTCGTCGGAAGGACGGTTTTCGGTCACGTATTGTCCGGGCAAAGTTTCAAAACAGGAAATCGAATCTGTTAATTTCAAATACGCAGATATGAAAAAGATGATGGAAAAATACAACCTGCAAAAATTAAAAGACGGGTTTAATCCCGTCGGCGGCGAAGAGATATTTTTTATTTCCAATCCCGGCCTTGGATTATGGTCGTGGAGAGAAAAATTTAAACAGTCATAA
- a CDS encoding SDR family oxidoreductase, with translation MKELFDLTGKIGAITGAGGVLCGTMAKALAKAGAKIAVLDLGKEAAEKVVNEIKAGGGEAIAIKCNVLKKDDLEAAKKEVNDKFGKIDFLINGAGGNKKEATTSPEMPFFDLPAEAIRFVFELNFIGTLLPSQVFGKEMAENNNGIILNISSMNAFRPLTKIAAYSAAKAAVSNFTQWLAVHMCQNFSKDIRVNAIAPGFFLTEQNRFLLTEEKSGQLTARGKTIIEHTPMGKFGQPDELVGTALWLLSDAAKFVTGIVVPVDGGFSAFSGV, from the coding sequence ATGAAAGAGCTATTTGATTTGACAGGAAAAATCGGGGCGATTACAGGTGCGGGCGGGGTGCTTTGCGGAACGATGGCAAAAGCGCTGGCCAAAGCCGGGGCAAAAATCGCCGTGCTGGATTTGGGAAAAGAAGCAGCTGAGAAAGTAGTCAATGAAATCAAGGCCGGCGGAGGTGAAGCAATTGCCATCAAATGCAATGTGCTCAAGAAAGACGACCTGGAAGCCGCCAAAAAAGAAGTGAATGACAAATTCGGCAAAATAGATTTTTTGATCAACGGCGCAGGCGGGAATAAGAAGGAAGCGACGACTTCGCCTGAGATGCCGTTTTTTGATTTGCCGGCGGAGGCTATCCGGTTTGTTTTCGAGCTGAATTTCATCGGCACTTTGCTGCCGTCGCAAGTCTTCGGCAAAGAAATGGCGGAGAACAACAACGGCATCATATTGAATATCTCCAGTATGAATGCTTTTCGGCCATTGACTAAAATAGCCGCGTATTCAGCAGCAAAGGCGGCCGTGAGTAATTTTACACAATGGCTTGCGGTGCATATGTGCCAGAACTTTTCGAAGGACATCCGTGTCAACGCGATTGCGCCTGGGTTTTTCCTGACAGAGCAAAACCGATTCCTATTGACTGAGGAAAAAAGCGGCCAACTGACCGCCCGCGGCAAAACAATAATCGAACATACGCCGATGGGTAAGTTCGGCCAGCCGGATGAATTGGTTGGAACGGCATTGTGGCTGTTAAGTGACGCGGCGAAATTCGTTACCGGCATAGTTGTCCCCGTCGATGGCGGGTTCTCTGCCTTCAGTGGTGTATAG
- a CDS encoding MFS transporter gives MGLLSSLLAGRGANDIFRSLKHKNYRLFFGGQSISLIGTWMQRVAIGWLVYRLSNSVLVLGVVAFAGQIPGFLLTPFGGVAADRYNRHKLLIITQILSLIQAAILSLLVLTDSVAIWHLVFLNIFLGTINAFDMPVRQAFVVEMIEKREDLGNAIALNSSMVNTAKMLGPSIAGILIAAVGEGMCFLLNAVSYLAVIASLFLMKVNKVKTQSSSTTAWQQLKGGFVYAFGFAPIKYIIALLVLVSLTGMSYIVLMPVFAKDILHGGPRTMGFLLGASGIGALTGVVYLAGRKTVLGLEKIIAISSGLFGIGLICFSLSASIWTSMFFMLLAGLGMMVQMASCNTVLQTMVDDDVRGRVMSFYIMAFIGVMPFGSLLAGGLAHRIGAANTLLVNGAFCMLGSVLFAIKIPALRKMIHPVYARKGIIPVVTKGIQAATELSVPPED, from the coding sequence ATGGGTTTGCTTTCGTCTCTGCTGGCAGGCAGGGGGGCGAATGATATTTTTCGTTCGTTAAAACACAAAAATTACCGGCTGTTTTTTGGCGGCCAGAGCATCTCATTGATTGGCACATGGATGCAGAGAGTTGCCATAGGCTGGCTGGTGTATCGTCTGAGCAATTCTGTATTGGTCTTGGGTGTTGTCGCATTTGCAGGTCAAATCCCGGGTTTTCTTTTAACTCCGTTTGGCGGCGTGGCAGCTGACAGGTATAACAGGCATAAACTGCTTATTATCACTCAAATTCTGTCGCTGATACAGGCCGCCATCTTGTCGCTGCTTGTTTTAACCGATAGTGTCGCTATTTGGCACCTGGTTTTCCTGAATATTTTTCTCGGTACGATAAATGCCTTTGATATGCCGGTACGTCAGGCCTTCGTTGTTGAAATGATTGAAAAAAGGGAGGATTTAGGCAATGCCATTGCCTTGAACTCGTCTATGGTAAATACTGCCAAGATGTTGGGTCCCTCGATAGCCGGAATCCTCATCGCCGCAGTCGGCGAAGGTATGTGCTTTCTTCTTAACGCCGTCAGTTACTTGGCGGTGATTGCCTCTCTGTTTTTAATGAAAGTGAACAAAGTTAAAACCCAATCAAGCTCTACCACCGCCTGGCAGCAATTGAAGGGCGGATTTGTTTATGCCTTTGGTTTTGCGCCTATCAAATACATTATAGCGCTTCTGGTGTTAGTCAGCTTGACTGGAATGTCTTACATAGTTCTTATGCCCGTTTTCGCCAAAGATATTCTTCATGGAGGGCCTCGCACCATGGGGTTTCTTTTGGGTGCTTCGGGCATCGGTGCTTTAACAGGCGTCGTGTATCTTGCGGGAAGAAAAACCGTTTTAGGCCTGGAAAAAATAATAGCAATATCATCAGGGCTTTTTGGAATCGGGCTTATTTGCTTTTCCCTCTCCGCCTCGATATGGACTTCTATGTTTTTTATGCTGTTGGCAGGTCTTGGAATGATGGTGCAAATGGCGTCGTGCAACACTGTTTTGCAGACAATGGTGGATGATGACGTCCGTGGTCGGGTTATGAGCTTTTATATAATGGCTTTTATAGGAGTAATGCCGTTTGGCAGCCTGTTGGCCGGCGGTTTGGCGCACAGGATAGGGGCCGCGAATACGTTGTTGGTAAACGGTGCTTTTTGCATGCTGGGTTCTGTCCTATTTGCGATAAAAATACCGGCATTAAGAAAAATGATACATCCGGTTTATGCGAGAAAAGGTATTATTCCCGTGGTTACCAAAGGAATTCAGGCTGCGACAGAATTAAGTGTCCCTCCGGAAGACTAA
- a CDS encoding YifB family Mg chelatase-like AAA ATPase translates to MLARLYSVALVGIDGVICEVEVDVARGGFEKSLIVGLPDAAVKESTERVKSAIINCGYKYPKTQSLINLAPADVKKVGPAFDLPIALGMLTGAGALVSTVLKDFVIVGELALDGRVREVNGVLSMAMTAAANGFKRMIVPMENAEEAAVVSDVEVYGVGSLTQAASFLSGQLALETTTVDIDKLFDAASNYEVDFADVKGQESVKRALTIAAAGGHNIMMIGPPGAGKTMLSQRLATILPGLSLEESLETTRIYSSVGLLGKGNALLATRPIRAPHHTASGPALVGGGTNPRPGELSLAHFGILFLDEFAEFPRHILEMIRQPLEDGFVAVSRAKGTIRFPAKFMLVAAMNPCPCGYFGTDARRCKCTPRQIERYLSKISGPLVDRIDIHIDVPAISFSKLRSKSGQLDSATMREDVIQARAIQGKRFGSDKPMTNARMSHKQVRTFCELDQACEMLLKQAMTELGLSARAHDKICKVARTIADLSQAENIQGEHIAEAISYRKLDRKL, encoded by the coding sequence ATGTTGGCCAGATTATACAGCGTAGCACTGGTTGGGATTGACGGCGTTATTTGCGAGGTTGAGGTCGACGTCGCACGGGGCGGATTCGAGAAGTCACTAATCGTGGGGCTGCCGGATGCCGCAGTAAAAGAAAGCACCGAACGGGTAAAGAGCGCGATTATCAATTGCGGCTACAAATATCCCAAAACCCAATCGTTAATAAATCTGGCACCGGCTGATGTCAAAAAGGTGGGACCTGCATTCGATTTACCCATCGCATTAGGTATGCTTACGGGCGCGGGCGCTTTGGTCAGCACTGTATTAAAGGATTTTGTTATCGTCGGTGAATTAGCCCTGGACGGGCGCGTTCGAGAAGTCAACGGTGTATTGAGTATGGCGATGACCGCTGCTGCAAACGGTTTTAAACGAATGATTGTTCCGATGGAGAATGCTGAAGAGGCGGCGGTTGTCAGCGACGTAGAAGTTTACGGCGTCGGCTCGCTGACGCAGGCGGCGAGTTTTCTTTCGGGGCAGCTTGCACTTGAGACAACTACGGTCGATATAGACAAGCTTTTTGACGCAGCATCGAATTATGAAGTTGATTTTGCGGATGTTAAGGGACAGGAAAGCGTCAAGCGAGCGCTGACAATAGCGGCGGCAGGCGGGCATAATATAATGATGATAGGTCCGCCGGGGGCAGGCAAGACAATGCTGTCGCAAAGATTAGCAACAATCCTGCCCGGACTGAGCCTGGAGGAATCACTCGAAACGACCCGTATATATTCGTCCGTGGGCCTTTTGGGTAAAGGCAATGCGCTGCTGGCGACCCGGCCTATCCGGGCACCTCATCATACGGCCAGCGGGCCGGCATTAGTGGGCGGCGGGACAAACCCACGGCCAGGCGAATTGTCATTGGCACATTTCGGGATATTGTTTCTCGATGAGTTTGCGGAATTTCCCAGACACATTCTCGAAATGATTCGCCAGCCGCTGGAGGACGGATTCGTTGCGGTCTCACGCGCCAAAGGCACGATACGCTTTCCCGCCAAGTTTATGTTAGTCGCGGCGATGAATCCATGTCCCTGCGGTTATTTCGGCACAGATGCGCGAAGATGCAAATGCACACCCAGGCAAATCGAACGGTACCTGTCAAAAATATCCGGGCCTTTGGTGGACAGAATCGATATTCACATCGATGTGCCCGCGATAAGTTTCAGCAAGCTGCGCAGTAAATCAGGCCAGCTTGATTCGGCCACGATGAGAGAGGACGTTATCCAAGCAAGAGCTATCCAGGGGAAGCGGTTCGGCAGTGACAAGCCTATGACAAACGCAAGGATGAGCCATAAACAGGTCCGCACATTCTGCGAGCTTGACCAGGCCTGCGAGATGCTGCTCAAGCAGGCGATGACCGAGTTAGGCCTGTCCGCCCGCGCGCACGATAAGATTTGCAAGGTTGCCCGAACGATAGCGGACCTGTCACAAGCTGAAAACATTCAGGGTGAGCACATTGCAGAGGCCATAAGCTACCGGAAGTTAGACAGGAAATTATAA
- a CDS encoding DegT/DnrJ/EryC1/StrS family aminotransferase, with translation MRVHLSRPDITEKEIEAVCEVLRTPNLSLGPKVPEFEVAFAKYIGRKRAVAVNSGTSGLFLCASALGIGPGDEVIVPPFTFIASANTIMMTGAKPVFVDIDPKTLNIDPTKIQPAITKKTKAIMPVEAFGSPADFDKICQIAKKNNLTIIEDSCEALGSELNGKKAGTFGKMSAFAFYPNKQITTGEGGIILTDDDDLADMCVSLRNQGRGTTGAWLSHERLGYNYRISDINCALGIVQLSRIDEIKAKRAAVAKWYQEMLAGDDRLVVPTEPPGCDISWFVFVVRLAGSFSQKHRDKVIEAMKAGGIQVAVYFTPVHLQPFMAEQFGCKKGDFPVTESVAERTIALPFYNNLTKDDIALVCDELRKAVSHL, from the coding sequence ATGCGTGTACATTTATCCCGGCCGGATATCACCGAAAAAGAAATCGAAGCGGTTTGTGAGGTGCTTCGCACCCCTAATCTTTCGCTCGGCCCCAAGGTCCCGGAATTTGAAGTTGCCTTCGCCAAATACATCGGCAGAAAACGCGCCGTTGCCGTCAATAGCGGCACAAGCGGCCTGTTTCTATGTGCCTCCGCTCTGGGAATCGGCCCCGGCGACGAGGTCATTGTCCCGCCCTTCACCTTCATCGCCTCCGCGAATACTATTATGATGACCGGCGCAAAACCTGTCTTTGTCGATATCGACCCGAAGACGCTTAATATCGACCCTACGAAAATCCAACCAGCAATCACCAAAAAGACCAAAGCTATTATGCCGGTCGAGGCATTCGGCAGCCCAGCCGACTTCGACAAAATCTGCCAAATCGCCAAAAAGAATAACCTAACTATCATCGAAGATAGCTGCGAAGCCCTTGGTTCCGAACTGAACGGCAAAAAAGCCGGCACCTTCGGAAAAATGTCGGCCTTCGCATTTTATCCGAATAAGCAAATCACCACCGGCGAAGGCGGTATTATTCTGACCGACGACGACGATTTGGCTGATATGTGCGTCTCCCTTCGCAATCAGGGTAGAGGAACAACGGGCGCCTGGCTCAGCCACGAACGATTGGGTTATAATTACCGCATCAGTGACATCAACTGTGCCCTCGGCATCGTCCAGCTTTCTCGAATCGACGAAATAAAAGCCAAACGCGCTGCCGTAGCGAAATGGTATCAGGAAATGCTCGCCGGCGACGACCGCTTGGTTGTCCCCACAGAACCGCCCGGCTGCGATATAAGCTGGTTCGTATTTGTTGTTCGGTTGGCCGGCAGCTTCTCCCAGAAACATCGCGATAAAGTTATCGAAGCGATGAAAGCCGGAGGCATTCAGGTCGCTGTCTATTTTACGCCCGTCCACCTCCAGCCGTTTATGGCCGAACAGTTCGGCTGCAAAAAAGGCGACTTTCCTGTTACCGAATCCGTTGCCGAAAGGACAATCGCCCTGCCTTTCTACAACAACCTGACAAAAGACGACATCGCCCTCGTCTGCGACGAGCTTCGCAAGGCAGTCAGCCATTTATAA
- a CDS encoding sigma-70 family RNA polymerase sigma factor: MIEDEILKWRFRQGSKEAFCRIYEKYLDYLLTLAIGLSSDFNTAEDIVHDVFVRLASSRGNFRQRGNLKSYLTTCVVNQARDQIRRDVRQRDRLNQAAIAISERDHPEKAIISDELSQRLNKAVSELPYEQRETVVLHLKGGMRFREIAKLQGESINTVQGRYRYGLDKLRSMLNDEV, translated from the coding sequence ATGATAGAAGATGAAATTTTGAAATGGCGGTTCAGACAAGGCAGTAAAGAGGCGTTTTGCCGCATCTATGAGAAATACCTGGATTATCTGCTGACGCTGGCGATAGGCCTGTCGAGTGATTTCAATACTGCCGAAGACATTGTGCACGATGTCTTTGTTCGGCTCGCATCCTCGCGGGGAAATTTCAGGCAACGAGGAAACCTTAAAAGCTATTTGACAACCTGTGTTGTGAATCAGGCGCGCGACCAGATTCGCAGAGACGTGCGCCAACGGGACAGGCTGAATCAGGCCGCCATTGCTATCTCTGAACGAGACCATCCCGAAAAGGCGATAATAAGCGATGAGTTATCGCAACGGCTGAACAAGGCGGTATCCGAACTGCCATACGAGCAGCGCGAAACGGTGGTCCTGCATTTGAAAGGCGGGATGAGATTCAGAGAGATAGCAAAATTGCAGGGCGAGTCAATCAATACCGTTCAGGGCCGATATCGATACGGATTAGATAAACTGCGGTCAATGTTAAATGATGAGGTGTAA
- a CDS encoding DUF434 domain-containing protein, which yields MPDKRTHRGPHPADAKLFAEAVISDLRSALADFSLLLTKDYAAKSALKLVGDKFSLTERQRTAIMRSACSDQQLISRKSREVKLAELGGKPIAIDGYNVLITIEAAMSGAFVFKGRDGCFRDLASIHGTYRKVAETIPAVRLIGEFLEEHNAGNCLWLLDSPVSNSGRLKTLIGKLAQKNNWNWEIELLPSPDARLIKTDLIAASSDSVVLDRCKIWVNLARAIIEEKVPKARLVDLS from the coding sequence ATGCCCGATAAACGAACTCACAGAGGGCCGCATCCGGCAGACGCCAAATTATTTGCCGAGGCTGTAATTTCGGATTTGCGGTCGGCCCTTGCCGATTTTTCACTTTTATTGACAAAAGATTACGCAGCAAAAAGCGCCCTTAAATTAGTCGGAGACAAGTTTTCGCTTACAGAAAGACAGAGAACAGCGATTATGCGAAGCGCCTGCTCGGACCAGCAGCTAATAAGCCGAAAGAGCCGGGAGGTTAAGTTGGCCGAGCTTGGCGGAAAGCCCATAGCCATCGACGGATACAATGTCCTGATAACCATTGAAGCAGCGATGAGCGGCGCCTTTGTTTTTAAGGGCCGTGACGGCTGCTTCCGGGATTTGGCAAGCATACACGGGACCTACCGCAAGGTTGCCGAAACGATACCGGCTGTGCGACTCATAGGTGAATTTCTGGAAGAGCACAATGCGGGCAATTGCCTGTGGCTGCTGGACAGCCCGGTCTCGAACAGCGGGCGACTGAAAACATTGATCGGCAAGCTGGCACAGAAAAACAATTGGAACTGGGAGATTGAACTTTTGCCAAGCCCTGACGCCAGACTGATAAAGACCGACTTAATCGCAGCCAGCAGTGACAGTGTCGTGCTCGATAGGTGCAAGATATGGGTCAATCTGGCGAGGGCGATTATCGAGGAGAAAGTACCCAAAGCCCGCCTGGTAGATTTGTCATAA
- a CDS encoding MBL fold metallo-hydrolase encodes MPSHNLAYIKIDELEILGYSVAAEETVVAMPQLDVCFDIGKAPDQVIPINNVLLTHGHMDHAAGIAYYLSHRNFCGQSPGTILAPENLLGPMREVIDAWSRLDGNKIPANLVGVKPGDEFQIKPNLFTRVFPTKHSRGSVGYCVIEKRKKIKPEYAALTAPQIVELKKQGVEIDYPLEIPIVTYLGDTQYVDFSQLNYVADSKILIAECTFYIDEHADRALAGRHMHIAEFAQLVSKLNNQHIIITHTTQRTPMSEIRRMLKETLPAGIYRKIILLMDRMPKQPRRLLYKPDVQRQSGN; translated from the coding sequence ATGCCGAGCCATAACTTAGCGTATATCAAAATAGATGAGCTGGAAATCCTCGGCTATTCGGTCGCCGCCGAGGAGACCGTCGTCGCGATGCCGCAGTTGGACGTTTGCTTCGACATCGGCAAGGCCCCTGACCAGGTTATTCCCATAAACAATGTCTTGCTCACGCACGGGCATATGGACCACGCCGCCGGCATTGCGTATTATCTGTCCCACCGGAATTTTTGCGGCCAGTCGCCGGGAACGATTTTGGCCCCGGAGAATCTGCTGGGCCCGATGAGAGAAGTTATAGATGCCTGGTCTCGCCTGGACGGTAATAAAATACCTGCTAACCTTGTTGGCGTGAAACCAGGCGATGAGTTCCAGATAAAGCCGAATCTCTTCACGAGGGTATTTCCAACAAAGCACAGCAGGGGTTCTGTCGGCTATTGCGTAATTGAAAAGCGAAAAAAAATTAAACCAGAATACGCCGCCCTTACTGCCCCGCAAATCGTCGAGTTAAAAAAGCAGGGCGTTGAAATCGACTATCCCCTTGAGATTCCAATCGTTACTTACCTCGGGGACACCCAGTACGTCGATTTCTCCCAGCTCAATTACGTCGCCGACAGCAAAATACTTATCGCCGAGTGCACCTTCTATATCGACGAGCACGCCGACAGGGCGCTGGCGGGCCGCCATATGCATATCGCCGAGTTCGCCCAGTTAGTCAGCAAGCTCAACAATCAGCATATTATTATCACTCACACCACGCAGCGGACTCCTATGAGCGAAATCCGCAGGATGCTTAAGGAGACTCTGCCCGCCGGCATATACCGGAAGATTATTCTGCTGATGGACAGAATGCCAAAACAGCCTCGCAGGCTTTTGTACAAACCTGATGTGCAACGCCAGAGCGGCAATTGA
- the bcmE gene encoding thiamine pyridinylase has protein sequence MFRKRFLLCVFVAVLTQWVSIAIAASLNVALYPYVPRIKQFRTVIEDAWKQVEPDVPIVWVDGWDGGYNNNPQDSYDLFVFDATYLTYFKNQGWLMGLNQAQVDNFADFLPFARNGVLKEDKVWAIPQLGCTEYLIYRGSDQSLTSSVTMTEVIAALTRCTYHADTPPPTVGLMIDLSGGTTNAISYVKSLEVINNTFPVPLPAGTGDVNMTAMRNLRTILATASLRNAWFSGGDDYQRGLWYGQNHGRAYVGFSESLTRIPSGQLPALAMKVMPWADNIAGLQHPLFYCDAIAVNPKTSQRGTTDLAVKLANLMASAPVIVNCFKAQGSDGPQYLTPVRATAMMQLASMYPMYVSIKAAVEAAGEPILLDLGPNAKTWLASMKDPIKHMVIDELQCYCDKTAGPPMDNAKAQTVCPGVCGSDNWNGQWTNIGDHSVCGCFCGLH, from the coding sequence ATGTTCCGGAAACGTTTTCTGCTATGTGTTTTTGTCGCGGTCTTAACGCAGTGGGTATCCATAGCCATAGCTGCCAGTCTGAATGTGGCGTTGTATCCCTATGTACCGCGCATTAAACAGTTCAGAACTGTTATAGAAGATGCTTGGAAGCAGGTTGAGCCCGATGTGCCAATCGTCTGGGTCGACGGTTGGGATGGCGGCTATAACAATAACCCGCAGGACAGTTACGACCTGTTTGTTTTCGATGCTACCTACCTTACCTATTTCAAAAATCAGGGCTGGCTTATGGGCCTGAATCAGGCTCAGGTTGACAATTTTGCCGATTTTCTGCCCTTTGCTAGGAACGGTGTACTTAAGGAGGATAAAGTCTGGGCCATTCCGCAGTTAGGCTGCACAGAGTACCTGATCTACAGAGGAAGCGACCAGTCTTTAACCAGCTCCGTTACTATGACCGAAGTCATTGCTGCCCTTACAAGATGTACCTACCACGCGGATACACCGCCGCCGACAGTTGGGTTGATGATTGACCTTTCCGGCGGTACGACAAATGCCATCAGTTATGTGAAGAGTCTGGAGGTGATAAACAATACCTTTCCGGTGCCACTGCCGGCCGGCACGGGTGATGTTAATATGACCGCTATGCGTAACCTGCGCACCATCTTGGCGACAGCCAGTCTGCGTAACGCCTGGTTCTCCGGCGGCGATGACTATCAGCGTGGACTTTGGTACGGCCAGAATCACGGCCGTGCCTATGTAGGTTTTTCCGAATCTTTGACGCGAATCCCTTCAGGGCAATTGCCCGCCCTGGCGATGAAGGTTATGCCCTGGGCCGACAACATAGCAGGTTTGCAGCACCCTCTCTTTTACTGCGATGCCATTGCTGTGAATCCGAAGACCTCACAGCGAGGAACCACTGACCTTGCCGTCAAGCTGGCAAATCTTATGGCCTCTGCCCCGGTCATTGTAAATTGCTTCAAGGCCCAGGGATCCGATGGGCCCCAGTATCTCACCCCGGTTCGCGCCACCGCTATGATGCAGCTTGCCTCTATGTATCCTATGTATGTCTCCATAAAGGCCGCCGTGGAAGCTGCAGGAGAACCAATCCTGCTTGATTTGGGCCCGAATGCAAAAACTTGGCTTGCCAGCATGAAAGACCCCATTAAGCACATGGTTATCGACGAACTGCAATGCTACTGTGACAAAACGGCTGGCCCTCCTATGGATAATGCAAAGGCCCAGACCGTTTGCCCGGGAGTGTGCGGCAGTGATAATTGGAATGGTCAGTGGACTAACATAGGCGACCATTCTGTTTGCGGTTGTTTCTGCGGACTTCATTGA